A window of the Fulvia fulva chromosome 11, complete sequence genome harbors these coding sequences:
- a CDS encoding Aspirochlorine biosynthesis protein N, with the protein MISRLFPSSRKATTTALSRLLRHSTNTQTTRLQHTSTMTTTIFKHIDPSSYTGKPWSKVDGPGMSFKMMDVNRPVYNIRGREQDFTTDNSGFAVYNSPANEKSFRDDDKIRAGYYQEVEQLLRKTQKGIKKVVIFDHTIRRKEKSSPRQPVQQVHVDQTPGAAEVRVRRHLPAEEAEGLLKGRYQIINVWRPIENPASDFPLAVIDWRSTQPEDFKPVDLMYPKRADSVHDDDDRGKEKLPDEKSYYSSEGYEARGETLGVAPNEGHKFYYMKDMTPDEVMLLKCYDSYGHDQPMGKEGIAVRTPHTAFIDPNTPADAPGRQSIEVRCLVFYD; encoded by the coding sequence ATGATTTCGCGATTGTTTCCTTCATCTCGTAAAGCAACTACCACAGCACTCAGTAGACTACTCAGACACAGCACCAACACCCAGACTACGCGACTACAGCACACGTCCACCATGACGACCACAATCTTCAAACACATCGACCCCTCCTCCTACACCGGCAAGCCCTGGTCCAAAGTCGACGGCCCCGGCATGTCCTTCAAAATGATGGACGTAAACCGCCCCGTCTACAACATCCGCGGCCGCGAGCAAGACTTCACCACCGACAACTCGGGCTTCGCCGTCTACAACTCCCCCGCCAACGAGAAATCTTTCCGCGACGATGACAAGATTCGCGCAGGGTACTATCAAGAGGTTGAGCAGTTGTTGCGGAAGACACAGAAGGGTATCAAGAAAGTTGTTATCTTTGACCATACGATAAGGCGCAAGGAGAAGAGTTCGCCGAGGCAGCCGGTGCAGCAGGTTCACGTTGATCAGACGCCAGGGGCTGCGGAGGTGAGGGTTAGGAGACATTTGCCGGCTGAGGAGGCGGAGGGGTTGCTGAAGGGGCGGTATCAGATTATCAACGTCTGGCGCCCCATTGAGAACCCGGCCTCCGACTTCCCTCTCGCGGTGATAGATTGGCGCTCAACTCAACCCGAAGACTTCAAGCCTGTCGACCTGATGTACCCAAAGCGCGCCGACTCCGTCCACGACGACGATGACAGAGGGAAGGAGAAGCTCCCAGATGAGAAGTCGTACTACTCTTCTGAGGGCTACGAGGCACGGGGCGAGACTTTGGGCGTTGCGCCGAACGAGGGACACAAGTTTTACTATATGAAGGACATGACACCGGACGAGGTTATGTTGCTGAAGTGTTACGACTCGTATGGACATGATCAGCCGATGGGGAAGGAGGGAATTGCGGTGAGGACGCCGCATACTGCGTTTATTGATCCTAATACGCCTGCGGATGCGCCGGGGAGGCAGAGTATTGAGGTTAGGTGTTTGGTGTTTTACGATTGA